In Penaeus vannamei isolate JL-2024 chromosome 14, ASM4276789v1, whole genome shotgun sequence, one DNA window encodes the following:
- the RhoGDI gene encoding rho GDP-dissociation inhibitor 1 isoform X2: protein MAEEENVNIEPYEEEEEEPTNYKPPPEKSLEEMINQDQDDESLRKYKETLLGGSAGGAVVVDPSNPKRVLVRKLVLVAEDQPEMVLDLTTQLDTLKDKPFTIKEGISYRIRIEFHVQREIVTGLKYIQRSYRKGIAVDKMTHMVGSYAPKEEIQSYTTPMEDAPSGLIARGHYTVKSLFTDDDGNEHLKWEWSFDIKKDWN from the exons ATGGCCGAAGAAGAGAATGTAAATATCGAGccttacgaggaggaggaggaggagccgacaAACTACAAGCCTCCGCCAGAGAAGAGTCTTGAGGAGATGATCAACCAGGACCAGGACGACGAGTCTCTCCGCAAGTACAAGGAAACCCTCCTCGGAGGCTCAGCTGGTGGCGCTGTTGTTGTGG ATCCCAGTAACCCAAAACGTGTGCTGGTCAGGAAGTTAGTGTTGGTTGCAGAGGACCAACCTGAGATGGTGCTTGATCTCACCACACAATTGGATACTCTTAAGGATAAACCATTTACTATAAAG GAGGGCATTAGCTACAGGATTCGCATTGAATTTCATGTGCAGCGAGAAATTGTGACTGGACTGAAATACATCCAGCGAAGCTATAGGAAGGGCATTGCTG TGGACAAAATGACACACATGGTTGGATCGTATGCTCCTAAGGAAGAAATTCAATCCTACACGACACCCATGGAAGATGCCCCCTCGGGTCTTATTGCACGTGGGCATTACACAGTCAAGTCCCTCTTCaccgatgatgatggcaatgaacaCCTGAAGTGGGAGTGGTCCTTTGACATCAAGAAAGATTGGAACTGA
- the RhoGDI gene encoding rho GDP-dissociation inhibitor 1 isoform X1, with protein sequence MPHPLLFRKSLSSSADKGAQAAASSPRLLKMAEEENVNIEPYEEEEEEPTNYKPPPEKSLEEMINQDQDDESLRKYKETLLGGSAGGAVVVDPSNPKRVLVRKLVLVAEDQPEMVLDLTTQLDTLKDKPFTIKEGISYRIRIEFHVQREIVTGLKYIQRSYRKGIAVDKMTHMVGSYAPKEEIQSYTTPMEDAPSGLIARGHYTVKSLFTDDDGNEHLKWEWSFDIKKDWN encoded by the exons ATGCCCCACCCATTATTGTTCAGGAAATCGTTGAGTTCGTCAGCTGATAAGGGAGCACAGGCCGCAGCCTCCTCGCCCAG ATTGCTGAAGATGGCCGAAGAAGAGAATGTAAATATCGAGccttacgaggaggaggaggaggagccgacaAACTACAAGCCTCCGCCAGAGAAGAGTCTTGAGGAGATGATCAACCAGGACCAGGACGACGAGTCTCTCCGCAAGTACAAGGAAACCCTCCTCGGAGGCTCAGCTGGTGGCGCTGTTGTTGTGG ATCCCAGTAACCCAAAACGTGTGCTGGTCAGGAAGTTAGTGTTGGTTGCAGAGGACCAACCTGAGATGGTGCTTGATCTCACCACACAATTGGATACTCTTAAGGATAAACCATTTACTATAAAG GAGGGCATTAGCTACAGGATTCGCATTGAATTTCATGTGCAGCGAGAAATTGTGACTGGACTGAAATACATCCAGCGAAGCTATAGGAAGGGCATTGCTG TGGACAAAATGACACACATGGTTGGATCGTATGCTCCTAAGGAAGAAATTCAATCCTACACGACACCCATGGAAGATGCCCCCTCGGGTCTTATTGCACGTGGGCATTACACAGTCAAGTCCCTCTTCaccgatgatgatggcaatgaacaCCTGAAGTGGGAGTGGTCCTTTGACATCAAGAAAGATTGGAACTGA